A genomic stretch from uncultured Pseudodesulfovibrio sp. includes:
- the ybgF gene encoding tol-pal system protein YbgF: protein MKTLKLILFVMLGLSLVGCVTTQKDAATVSASTEWRIKSLEESFLNLREQQRRMADESALAQDRMDQRLASLETEITALKVGGVESPAESTPEPSANDGWVTDLKPEDEGWVDGQKSSVEPKAQSSEEKPWAEVPKPPTVIPEPKVVQRSSSKTVVGPKPVESLSGSKGLYETGLSQYNAEQFDASRATFDQFLQKYPNDGLAANALYWKGETYYSQKNFAQAILTFKEVTGRFPKHHKSASALLKIGMSYDKVGDADNSIFYLRALVEDFPKSDAARLGRKELARLGG from the coding sequence ATGAAAACACTGAAGCTCATTTTGTTCGTTATGCTTGGCCTGTCTCTTGTCGGTTGCGTCACTACCCAAAAAGATGCGGCCACTGTCTCGGCGAGTACGGAATGGCGGATCAAGAGTCTTGAAGAAAGTTTTCTGAATCTCCGCGAACAGCAACGTCGTATGGCCGACGAGAGTGCTTTGGCGCAGGACAGAATGGATCAACGACTGGCTTCACTTGAAACCGAAATTACAGCCTTGAAAGTAGGAGGCGTGGAGTCTCCTGCGGAAAGTACACCAGAGCCTTCTGCAAACGATGGCTGGGTAACTGATTTGAAACCAGAAGACGAAGGCTGGGTGGACGGTCAGAAATCTTCGGTTGAACCCAAGGCACAGAGCAGTGAAGAGAAGCCATGGGCCGAAGTCCCTAAGCCTCCGACTGTCATTCCTGAACCCAAAGTTGTTCAACGATCCTCGTCTAAAACCGTTGTCGGACCCAAGCCTGTGGAAAGTCTGTCCGGTTCCAAGGGGCTGTATGAAACGGGGTTGTCTCAGTATAATGCCGAGCAGTTTGATGCCTCTCGCGCAACATTCGATCAATTCCTTCAGAAATATCCGAACGACGGGTTGGCTGCCAACGCCTTGTATTGGAAGGGCGAGACGTATTACTCCCAGAAGAATTTCGCACAGGCCATCCTGACGTTTAAGGAAGTGACGGGCCGTTTTCCCAAGCATCACAAGTCCGCTTCGGCTTTGTTGAAAATCGGTATGTCGTATGACAAGGTCGGTGACGCGGATAACTCGATTTTCTATCTCCGCGCATTGGTGGAGGACTTCCCGAAATCCGATGCGGCCAGGCTTGGGCGCAAGGAACTTGCCCGTTTGGGCGGTTAA
- a CDS encoding nitronate monooxygenase family protein, whose protein sequence is MKLPNLTFGDLTAKLPIIQGGMGVGISLSGLASAVANEGGVGVIATSMIGMRDPKRATDPEAADHQGLIDEIRKARAKMTDGLLGVNIMCALTNYGDMVRTSIREKVDVIISGAGLPLDLPSYLREMSVEMKDDMRTKLVPIVSSGRAASILCRKWLSRFDYLPDGFVVEGPKAGGHLGFKAEQIDDPKFQLENIVSDVVNVVNPYKESHHKNIPVIAAGGVYTGEDIAKFLEMGASGVQMGTRFVATEECDADEAFKQAYINARKEDVTIIKSPVGMPGRALKNSFLDAVSSGLKKPKKCVHKCLHSCAEEKSPYCIAQALVNAYRGKLKHGFAFAGANAYLVDKIVTVKELMNGLREEAEKKYEEAEKLLQQAEKKLRS, encoded by the coding sequence ATGAAACTTCCGAATCTTACTTTCGGTGACCTGACAGCCAAACTTCCCATCATTCAGGGAGGCATGGGCGTCGGGATATCACTCTCAGGCCTGGCAAGCGCCGTTGCCAATGAAGGCGGCGTAGGCGTTATCGCCACATCCATGATCGGCATGCGAGATCCCAAGCGTGCCACAGACCCCGAAGCGGCTGATCATCAAGGACTTATTGATGAAATCCGCAAGGCCCGCGCCAAAATGACCGATGGTCTGCTCGGCGTGAACATCATGTGCGCCCTGACCAATTACGGTGACATGGTACGCACCTCCATCCGTGAAAAAGTGGATGTCATCATTTCCGGCGCAGGACTGCCCTTGGATCTTCCAAGCTACCTTCGCGAAATGTCCGTTGAAATGAAAGACGACATGCGTACCAAGCTCGTCCCTATCGTTTCCTCCGGTCGTGCGGCATCCATTCTGTGCCGCAAATGGCTGAGCAGATTTGACTACCTGCCTGATGGCTTCGTGGTTGAAGGCCCCAAAGCTGGCGGTCACCTCGGTTTCAAGGCCGAACAGATCGACGACCCGAAATTCCAGCTTGAAAACATCGTTTCCGATGTCGTGAATGTCGTGAATCCCTACAAGGAATCTCATCACAAGAACATTCCCGTTATCGCAGCAGGCGGTGTGTATACCGGCGAAGATATCGCAAAATTCCTTGAGATGGGAGCGTCGGGAGTTCAGATGGGCACCCGCTTTGTGGCAACAGAGGAATGCGACGCGGATGAAGCCTTCAAGCAGGCATACATCAACGCCAGAAAAGAAGATGTGACCATCATTAAAAGTCCTGTGGGCATGCCTGGTCGAGCACTAAAAAACAGCTTCCTCGATGCCGTGTCCAGCGGTTTGAAAAAGCCCAAGAAGTGCGTCCACAAGTGCCTGCACTCCTGCGCCGAAGAAAAATCCCCCTATTGCATTGCCCAGGCTCTAGTAAACGCATACAGGGGCAAGCTCAAACACGGCTTCGCCTTTGCTGGTGCCAATGCCTACCTGGTGGACAAGATCGTTACCGTGAAAGAACTCATGAACGGACTCAGGGAAGAAGCAGAAAAAAAATATGAAGAAGCGGAAAAGCTGCTTCAGCAAGCAGAAAAGAAATTACGCTCATAG
- the dprA gene encoding DNA-processing protein DprA, translated as MDLRKEHFACLALKHTPRLGPKVWRELFAHYECAYDAVQDAAAWPLYSLANKGVAQKCVTEVWREKAENEYRATIQADMDVVTWFDPRFPERLKHIPDPPAMLYVSGDISLFNNPGVAVVGARECTRLGLETAGRISAQLSKIGITVVSGLALGIDRQAHLGGLKGVGSTIAVLGCGLDIDYPLDNVDVRREIDRCGLVVTEFGPGVGPRGGHFPVRNRIISGLSLGVLVAEAAHNSGSLITARLAGEQGKDVFAVPGPIGQPTFTGCHRLIKQGAALVESASDIVEILRYDFARELEMVPDIPPVVSEEDMSAGPAKVRKMITPKAPNNGNAISPPSSRKRPLQADREAMELTDDEKKVLALLDATDKVHIDVLGRKLCFDSATISKVLLILEMRGAVQQLPGMWYVVRES; from the coding sequence ATGGACCTGCGTAAGGAACATTTCGCCTGTTTGGCATTAAAGCACACGCCCCGCCTTGGTCCCAAGGTGTGGCGTGAGTTGTTTGCCCATTATGAGTGTGCTTATGACGCGGTTCAGGATGCCGCAGCATGGCCTTTGTATTCTTTGGCAAATAAAGGGGTTGCACAGAAGTGCGTGACCGAAGTCTGGCGGGAGAAGGCCGAAAATGAATATCGGGCTACCATTCAGGCGGATATGGATGTCGTGACATGGTTTGACCCTCGCTTTCCCGAGAGATTGAAACATATCCCAGACCCTCCAGCCATGCTCTATGTCTCTGGTGACATATCCCTTTTCAACAATCCCGGCGTTGCGGTGGTCGGTGCCAGAGAATGCACGCGACTTGGTTTGGAAACAGCCGGACGCATCAGTGCACAGTTATCGAAAATTGGTATTACCGTGGTCTCCGGTCTTGCGCTTGGCATCGACCGACAGGCTCATCTGGGGGGGCTCAAGGGAGTCGGTAGCACCATAGCTGTGCTCGGGTGTGGGTTGGACATCGATTATCCCTTGGATAACGTCGATGTCAGACGCGAAATTGACAGGTGCGGGTTGGTGGTGACGGAATTCGGACCCGGCGTCGGGCCGCGAGGCGGCCATTTCCCGGTTCGCAACAGAATTATCAGTGGTTTGTCTCTTGGTGTGCTTGTGGCCGAGGCTGCTCATAACAGTGGAAGCCTCATTACGGCCCGTCTGGCCGGAGAACAGGGCAAGGATGTTTTTGCTGTACCCGGTCCCATTGGTCAGCCGACCTTTACTGGATGCCATCGACTGATCAAGCAGGGAGCCGCACTGGTGGAGTCCGCATCCGATATTGTTGAAATTTTACGCTATGATTTTGCCCGTGAACTGGAAATGGTTCCTGACATTCCGCCGGTTGTGAGTGAGGAGGACATGAGCGCTGGGCCGGCCAAGGTCAGGAAAATGATTACCCCGAAAGCGCCAAATAACGGGAATGCCATTTCTCCTCCCTCGTCGCGCAAACGCCCGTTACAGGCAGACCGGGAGGCCATGGAGCTGACAGATGATGAGAAGAAGGTACTGGCTCTTCTGGACGCAACTGATAAAGTCCATATTGACGTCCTTGGTCGAAAACTCTGTTTTGATTCGGCTACTATCAGCAAGGTTTTGCTTATTCTGGAGATGCGAGGAGCGGTTCAACAACTGCCGGGAATGTGGTATGTCGTGCGTGAATCATAA
- the xerC gene encoding tyrosine recombinase XerC, with amino-acid sequence MSSTSAKRNQQGELVQGFLAFLAVEKGYSTATIRSYGTDLEQFQDYLKPKKRTLEHPGRVGRDHVRGFLAELHRRQLSKASMGRKLSSLRAYFKYLLRHKQISKDPMAGIRNPKQEKRHPQLLNVDQAVSMMEAAVDPDPEGLRDIALAEILYGSGLRISEAIGLDMNDVDSDVIRVVGKGSKERIVPLSDAAIKRIRRYMEQRHAFIKDDYSEQALFLSVRAGKRLDRRQANRIIAKLGKLAGLPKDVHPHMLRHSFATHMLEAGADLRSVQELLGHENLTTTQRYTHLDMQRIMQVYDSAHPRAGASETQTKNTDTE; translated from the coding sequence ATGTCATCGACCAGCGCAAAGCGTAATCAACAGGGGGAACTCGTTCAGGGGTTTCTCGCCTTTCTTGCCGTGGAAAAAGGGTATTCCACCGCTACGATCAGGTCGTATGGGACTGATCTTGAACAGTTTCAGGACTACCTCAAACCAAAAAAACGTACTTTGGAGCATCCAGGACGTGTGGGGCGCGACCATGTGCGGGGCTTTCTGGCTGAACTGCATCGGCGGCAGCTTTCCAAGGCATCCATGGGGCGTAAGCTCTCCAGCCTGCGTGCCTATTTCAAATATCTTTTGCGGCATAAACAGATATCCAAAGACCCCATGGCAGGTATCCGTAACCCCAAACAGGAAAAACGTCATCCGCAGTTGCTCAACGTCGATCAGGCCGTATCCATGATGGAAGCCGCGGTTGACCCGGACCCGGAGGGCTTGCGGGATATTGCCCTGGCTGAAATTCTCTATGGTTCCGGTCTGCGCATCAGCGAAGCTATCGGACTGGATATGAATGATGTGGATTCGGATGTGATTCGTGTAGTGGGTAAGGGCAGTAAGGAACGCATCGTCCCTTTGTCAGACGCTGCGATCAAGCGTATCCGGCGATACATGGAACAGCGCCATGCCTTCATCAAGGATGATTATTCCGAGCAGGCTCTGTTTCTCAGTGTGCGCGCTGGAAAGCGGCTTGATCGACGACAGGCCAATCGTATCATTGCCAAGCTCGGCAAGCTGGCCGGGCTGCCCAAGGATGTGCATCCGCACATGCTCAGACACAGTTTTGCTACGCACATGCTTGAAGCCGGAGCTGATCTGCGGAGTGTTCAGGAACTTTTAGGACACGAAAATTTGACCACGACCCAACGATACACGCATCTGGACATGCAGCGCATCATGCAGGTATACGATTCTGCGCATCCGAGAGCGGGTGCGAGTGAAACTCAGACGAAAAACACTGATACGGAGTAG
- a CDS encoding diguanylate cyclase produces MSQTLEASLFQRKQTGFLLTPDASLVEMLQKLWSPDVLEFTVFDQGAKAIEHLFNEPPDLLVVDNRLSDISGREIANLVKSENVYRQLPVVMCVDPVDVETPWNWNTIEVDDFLVRPFNPAEVRDRINLALCRAMRALDANPLSKLPGNTSIIQRIQQLIDSGEDFALAYCDLDYFKSYNDKYGFSRGDEVLMMSARIIVNTIRSYQGVQSFVGHVGGDDFVFILPPDLVEDACKRIIKAFDDIVPHFYDPEDRQRGNITSVDREGKTKIFPLMAISLAVVVNTGGQIQHYGEVSSIAMELKKKAKEDPKSSYVIDQRKA; encoded by the coding sequence ATGAGCCAAACTCTCGAAGCATCTCTTTTTCAGCGTAAACAAACTGGTTTTTTGCTTACGCCTGACGCGTCTCTTGTTGAAATGTTGCAGAAGTTGTGGTCTCCGGACGTGCTTGAGTTCACTGTTTTTGACCAGGGAGCCAAGGCTATCGAACATTTGTTCAATGAACCGCCGGATCTGCTGGTGGTTGATAATCGCCTTTCAGATATTTCAGGGCGTGAGATTGCCAATCTGGTCAAAAGCGAGAATGTGTATCGTCAGTTGCCGGTGGTCATGTGTGTCGATCCCGTCGATGTTGAAACGCCGTGGAATTGGAACACGATTGAGGTGGATGATTTCCTTGTCAGGCCGTTTAACCCGGCCGAGGTTCGTGACCGCATTAACCTAGCCTTATGTCGGGCCATGCGTGCCCTCGACGCAAATCCGTTGTCAAAACTGCCTGGTAATACATCAATTATTCAACGGATTCAGCAGTTGATCGACAGTGGTGAAGATTTTGCCCTAGCCTACTGTGACCTTGATTATTTCAAGTCATACAATGACAAGTATGGATTTTCCAGGGGTGACGAGGTGCTGATGATGTCTGCCCGGATTATCGTCAATACCATCCGAAGTTATCAGGGAGTGCAGAGTTTCGTAGGGCATGTCGGCGGTGATGACTTCGTATTTATTCTGCCTCCTGATTTGGTGGAGGATGCCTGTAAACGCATCATTAAGGCTTTTGATGATATCGTACCGCATTTTTATGATCCAGAAGATCGGCAAAGGGGAAATATCACCTCCGTGGATCGTGAAGGAAAGACAAAAATTTTCCCTTTGATGGCCATTTCTCTAGCCGTGGTTGTCAATACGGGGGGACAGATTCAGCATTACGGCGAGGTGTCGTCCATTGCCATGGAGTTGAAGAAGAAAGCCAAGGAAGATCCAAAGAGCAGTTATGTCATCGACCAGCGCAAAGCGTAA
- a CDS encoding HDOD domain-containing protein, whose amino-acid sequence MDDDLKTSIRGEILQVKDLPTLPHVLNKVTKLVEDPDASSEAIAKVISTDQVLSVKVLKMVNSPIYGFPGRISSIQHALVLLGFNVVRGIIISTSVFDMMVQSMNGLWEHSLGCATACNIIARRAGFEDPEEYAVAGLLHDLGKVVTAVQLPDLHATILETVQTKELTYFQAEKDVLGFGHDRINAWLARHWGLPPNIREAMSRHHAPQLAEFYKPMSCVVHLADFLVRLFEFGNSGDDQTAYLRPEALIELKFKMSDLDKVMDEMSDQLLEVSDLTL is encoded by the coding sequence ATGGATGACGATCTGAAAACCAGTATTCGCGGTGAGATTCTCCAGGTTAAGGATCTTCCGACCCTGCCGCACGTCCTGAATAAGGTCACCAAGTTGGTGGAAGATCCAGATGCTTCAAGTGAGGCCATTGCCAAGGTTATTTCCACGGATCAGGTTTTGTCTGTCAAAGTATTGAAGATGGTCAATTCTCCTATTTATGGATTTCCCGGTCGTATCAGTTCCATTCAACACGCGTTGGTCTTGCTTGGATTCAACGTTGTTCGCGGTATCATTATTTCCACGTCGGTTTTCGATATGATGGTTCAGTCCATGAACGGCTTGTGGGAACACAGTCTTGGATGTGCAACAGCCTGTAACATCATAGCCCGCCGTGCCGGGTTTGAAGATCCCGAAGAGTACGCTGTGGCAGGTCTGCTGCACGACCTTGGAAAGGTGGTGACTGCAGTGCAGCTTCCTGATCTGCACGCAACTATTCTTGAAACGGTTCAAACCAAAGAACTGACCTATTTTCAAGCCGAAAAGGACGTGCTGGGATTCGGGCATGATCGTATTAATGCATGGCTTGCCCGTCATTGGGGGTTGCCGCCGAACATCCGCGAAGCCATGAGCCGTCATCACGCACCACAATTGGCCGAGTTCTACAAGCCTATGTCGTGCGTGGTGCATCTGGCTGATTTTCTGGTCAGGTTGTTTGAGTTCGGCAATTCCGGTGACGACCAGACTGCCTACCTGCGGCCCGAGGCTCTTATAGAGCTCAAGTTCAAGATGTCAGATCTTGATAAGGTCATGGATGAGATGTCTGACCAACTCCTTGAAGTTTCTGATCTCACTTTATAA
- a CDS encoding peptidylprolyl isomerase — protein MDNPMVLLETPEGEILIELFPDKAPKTVENFLQYVDDEFYDGTLFHRVIKGFMIQTGGLTFSMDEKETREPIENEATNGLKNVAGSVAMGRLPEPHSAASQFYINVSDNADLDHTGEDDENFGYCVFGEVIDGMDVAIKISKVKTREWQGYDDVPVDPISIISARRFE, from the coding sequence ATGGATAATCCCATGGTTCTTCTGGAAACCCCGGAAGGCGAGATTCTCATTGAGCTTTTCCCGGACAAGGCCCCCAAGACCGTTGAGAATTTTTTACAATACGTGGACGACGAATTCTATGACGGAACACTGTTTCATCGTGTCATCAAAGGATTCATGATTCAGACAGGCGGGTTAACCTTTTCAATGGATGAAAAGGAGACTCGGGAACCTATTGAAAATGAAGCGACAAACGGGCTGAAGAACGTGGCCGGTTCAGTTGCCATGGGGCGTCTGCCTGAGCCGCACAGTGCGGCCAGTCAGTTTTATATCAATGTGTCGGACAATGCGGACCTCGACCATACCGGCGAGGATGATGAGAATTTCGGCTACTGCGTGTTTGGCGAAGTTATTGATGGCATGGACGTGGCCATCAAGATCAGCAAGGTCAAGACGAGAGAATGGCAGGGATACGATGATGTCCCGGTCGATCCTATTTCCATAATATCAGCCCGTCGTTTCGAATAG
- a CDS encoding response regulator: MAKHILIVDDSKTVRNLVAFIMKKEGFKVTTAEDGLDGLEKLYSLTEVDLIVSDVNMPRMDGLTFIKTVREQAAYRDIPIVVLSTEGQDRDVQTGLTVGANLYMVKPAQPEKLVRNVKMLLG, encoded by the coding sequence TGGCTAAACATATTCTAATAGTGGACGATTCGAAGACCGTGAGAAATCTTGTGGCGTTTATCATGAAGAAGGAAGGCTTCAAGGTAACCACGGCGGAAGATGGGTTGGACGGTTTGGAGAAGCTCTATAGTCTGACTGAAGTTGATCTCATCGTTTCAGATGTCAATATGCCGCGTATGGACGGATTGACATTTATCAAAACCGTCAGGGAGCAGGCGGCTTACCGCGATATTCCTATTGTTGTTCTTTCCACGGAAGGGCAGGACAGAGATGTCCAAACCGGCTTGACCGTGGGGGCAAATCTCTACATGGTTAAACCGGCGCAGCCTGAAAAGCTTGTAAGAAACGTCAAGATGCTGTTGGGCTAG
- a CDS encoding TMEM165/GDT1 family protein produces MDWKLLATTFGTLFIAELGDKTQLACMLMTAKTQKPWTVFLGSSLALVLVSFLGVMFAQFVCQYISPQSIKKVAAVSFVVMGCLIFFDKI; encoded by the coding sequence ATGGACTGGAAACTGCTTGCCACGACATTTGGCACCTTGTTTATTGCTGAACTTGGAGACAAGACGCAGCTCGCCTGCATGCTCATGACCGCCAAAACGCAGAAACCATGGACTGTGTTTCTCGGTTCTTCCCTTGCTTTGGTACTCGTCAGTTTTCTGGGTGTCATGTTCGCTCAGTTTGTATGCCAATACATTTCGCCGCAGAGTATCAAGAAGGTTGCCGCCGTGTCCTTTGTGGTCATGGGATGCCTGATTTTCTTTGACAAAATATGA